Proteins co-encoded in one Novosphingobium sp. PP1Y genomic window:
- a CDS encoding FMN-binding negative transcriptional regulator, translating to MLNPAFDRYRHEDIRRLIAEYPLAWVLCPGAPAASASLLPMLGTYDEDGALTGLVGHMSRRNPLHALFAQGGKAQFLFTGPQAYVSAEHAGRRKWGPTWNYAQARIEADVRIDEALTAGAVARLVAACEEGREKPWDVAELEERYAGMLGMIIGFKARVTSLDATFKLGQDESPEVLETILASHPDADLRNWMEAFNRDRRK from the coding sequence ATGCTGAACCCGGCATTCGACCGATACAGGCATGAGGACATACGGCGACTGATCGCCGAATATCCGCTCGCCTGGGTGCTTTGCCCGGGCGCGCCCGCGGCATCGGCCAGTCTGCTGCCGATGCTGGGGACTTATGACGAGGATGGCGCGCTCACCGGCCTTGTCGGCCACATGTCGCGCCGCAACCCGCTGCACGCGCTGTTCGCGCAAGGTGGCAAGGCGCAGTTCCTGTTCACCGGCCCGCAGGCCTATGTCTCTGCCGAACATGCCGGTCGCCGCAAGTGGGGTCCGACCTGGAACTACGCGCAGGCGCGCATCGAGGCCGATGTGCGCATCGACGAAGCGTTGACCGCAGGGGCCGTCGCCCGTCTCGTCGCCGCTTGCGAGGAAGGGCGCGAGAAGCCCTGGGACGTGGCCGAACTGGAAGAACGCTACGCCGGCATGCTTGGCATGATAATCGGTTTCAAGGCGCGCGTTACCTCGCTCGATGCGACGTTCAAGCTGGGGCAGGACGAAAGCCCGGAAGTGCTGGAGACCATCCTTGCCAGCCATCCGGACGCCGATTTGCGCAACTGGATGGAGGCGTTCAACCGGGATCGGCGCAAGTGA